The genome window CGACAGAGCATCTCGAAGCTTTTCGGGTCGTCGAGCGGGATCTTTGCGATATCCAGCGGCTCGTCCCGGTCGTCGCGCAGGTCGATCAGTCGTCGCGCCTTGTCGATGACCGTCAATGTCTTGAGGCCCAGGAAGTCGAACTTCACAAGGCCCGCCTGCTCAACGAACTTCATGTTGAACTGTGTCACCGGCATGTCGGACCGCGGGTCGCGATACAGCGCGACCAGATCGTCCAGCGGCCGGTCGCCGATCACGACGCCGGCGGCATGGGTGGAGGCATGGCGGTAAAGGCCTTCGAGGGCCTTGGCCATCTTCACCAACCGCGCAACCGCCTCATCCTCGTAGATCTGCGCCTGCAGCAACGGTTCGCCATCGATGGCCTGCTGCAGGGTCACGGGGTTTGCCGGGTTGTTCGGGACCAGTTTGCAGATCCGGTCGACCTGTCCGTAAGGCATCTGCAGGACACGGCCGACATCGCGCAGCACCGCGCGGGCCTGCAACTTTCCGAAGGTGATGATCTGGGCAACCTTGTCGGCACCGTACTCGTTCTGAACGTACCGGATGACCTCGTCCCGGCGGTCCTGGCAGAAGTCGATGTCGAAGTCAGGCATCGACACGCGTTCCGGGTTGAGGAAGCGTTCGAACAGCAGCTGGTACTTCAGCGGATCCAGGTCCGTAATCGTCAGCGCCCAGGCGACCAGAGACCCTGCACCGGACCCGCGGCCCGGCCCGACCGGAATGTCATGTGCCTTGGTCCATTGGATGAAGTCCGCAACGATCAGGAAGTAGCCCGGGAATCCCATCTGGTTGATGATGCCCAGTTCGAAATCCAGCCGCTCCCAGTACGGCTTCGCGACGTCCTCGCGCTTGGCCTCGTCCATGTCATCGGTGAAGACCTCTTCCCGAAGCCGGACCTTGAGCCCTTCGACCGACAGGTCACGGAGTGCTTCTTCCGACGTGCGATCGCCGCGCTTGGTATAGTCCGGCAGCAGCGGTTTGATCTTTTCCGGCATGTAGGCGCAGCGCCGGGCGATCACGAGGGTATTGTCCACGGCCTCCGGCAGATCGGAGAAAAGCGCCCGCATTTCCTCCGCCGTCTTGAACCGGTGATGCGGTGTCAGCTTGCGACGGTTCCCGTCGGTCAGCACCGTGCCCTGCGCGATGCAAAGCAGCGCATCATGGGCCTCATACATGTCCTCTGTCGGGAAGTAACAATCATTCGTCGCGACCAGAGGAATGTCGTGATCGTAGGCCAGTTGAACCAAGGCGTCTTCGATCCGCTCCTCGTCCACCAGGTGATGGCGCATGATCTCGACATAGAGCCGGTCGCCGAAGATTTCCTTCAGACGCAGCAGCACGGCTTCCGCGGCCTGGTTCTGACCATCGATGAGCAGTCGGCCGACAGGGCCGTCCGTTCCACCGGTCAGCATGATGAGCCCTTCATGCCGTGTCGCCAGATCGTCGACACCGACCTGTGGCGTTTCCCCGGCTTCCGTCTTCAGGAAGGCCCAGCTGACCAGGGTCATCAGGTTTTGATACCCTGCCTCGTTCTGGGCCAGCAGGACCACCTTGTCCGGCGGCGGCTTGATGCCGTGCTGGGCAGGGCCTTCCCGTTCCTCCCGGCGCAGACTGAGTTGCACGCCGGTGATCGGTTGAACCCCGGCGCCGGAGGCCGACTGCGCGAATTCCAGTCCGCCGAACATGTTGTTGGTATCCGTGACGGCGACCGCCGGCATGCGCAGCTCGGCGCAGGTCTTCACCAGATCCTTAACGCGGATGGCCCCTTCCGCCAGAGAATAAGCGGAATGCACACGCAGATGGACGAATGCGGCATGGTTGCTCATGGCCGGTCAGTCTATGCGAGTCTTGCCGACTGTCAGCGGGAACAGTCGCGAACAAAACGGATTTCTGGGGACAAGTCTGGGGAGAACCTCCGCCGTCCCTAATTGTCCTTGCACGCCGCCTTGAGGCTGAGAATGTAACCCGGCATTTCATGGGCCTGTACCTTGGCCGCCCGAACCAGTTCGTCAAAATGATCCGTCAGGGTGCGGATGTGCTCCCGGGTATTGAAGACGAAATACATCTGTCCCAGGAAAACCGCCGCCCGCTTCGGCCCGAAGACCGTGTAGGGGATCGAATAGACGCGCCGGCCGTCGAAAAGGAACAATCGAACCCGGGGATAGAGCTCACGCAGCAAAGCCGCCATATATTCAAGCTGTTCCAATCTATCGTCGCGGGGAAAGTCGCTCCACACGCCCTCCCCGATGGCGAAGGAACGCAATGCCTGCCACGAACAGCAGATTTCCATCTCCATTTCCGGGTTACGGGACAAGGCAAGGCGGTTCTCGGTCGTCACCTTCATGTCGTCCGCGGACTTCGCCTGATAATCCGCATATTCGAACGCAAGTAGCCGATCTGACTTCAGAAGATCGGGCAGCGATGAGGGAACATAGCGAACCTTGTAGCCGACGGCCTCGGCGTGCCACTGCTCCAGCAGCTTGTCCGACCCGCCAATCGCATCGGGTCGCGCGATCTCGACGGATTCCCTCAGGATCGCCGCCCCCTGTCCGGGCTCTTCCGCCAGCCCCAGCAACCAATCGGTACTGACCTGCAGCGCGGTTGCCATGGATGCGACGGTATCCGCGCGCGGCAGGCGTTCGGCGGAGCGCGACAGCAGTTGCGACAGGGTCGAACGGTCGACGCCGATCGCGCGAGCCAGGCCGGATTGATTGATCCCGACCTTGTCCATTGCCGCTTCCAGGCGCGTGCGGAAGGCCGAGACAGTTTCACGACGATCCGTGCTGCGGCCGATGGGAACACCGGGTTGTTTTGCCATTCCACCACCATGTTTCGCAAAGGCGTCTATGTTTATTTATATCACCATATGCGGTGTTTTGGTGACAAGTATATCGTTTTCAAAACAAGTGTTCCAATGCAAATAGCCAGTATCACAAGGGCGTGAGGAGGACATATGGCGACACTGGCAGGCATTCGAAGCAACACCCTACCGGATCCGACGGTCCC of Alphaproteobacteria bacterium contains these proteins:
- the dnaE gene encoding DNA polymerase III subunit alpha, translating into MSNHAAFVHLRVHSAYSLAEGAIRVKDLVKTCAELRMPAVAVTDTNNMFGGLEFAQSASGAGVQPITGVQLSLRREEREGPAQHGIKPPPDKVVLLAQNEAGYQNLMTLVSWAFLKTEAGETPQVGVDDLATRHEGLIMLTGGTDGPVGRLLIDGQNQAAEAVLLRLKEIFGDRLYVEIMRHHLVDEERIEDALVQLAYDHDIPLVATNDCYFPTEDMYEAHDALLCIAQGTVLTDGNRRKLTPHHRFKTAEEMRALFSDLPEAVDNTLVIARRCAYMPEKIKPLLPDYTKRGDRTSEEALRDLSVEGLKVRLREEVFTDDMDEAKREDVAKPYWERLDFELGIINQMGFPGYFLIVADFIQWTKAHDIPVGPGRGSGAGSLVAWALTITDLDPLKYQLLFERFLNPERVSMPDFDIDFCQDRRDEVIRYVQNEYGADKVAQIITFGKLQARAVLRDVGRVLQMPYGQVDRICKLVPNNPANPVTLQQAIDGEPLLQAQIYEDEAVARLVKMAKALEGLYRHASTHAAGVVIGDRPLDDLVALYRDPRSDMPVTQFNMKFVEQAGLVKFDFLGLKTLTVIDKARRLIDLRDDRDEPLDIAKIPLDDPKSFEMLCRGISTGVFQLESSGMRDVLKTMKPDRLEDLIAVVALYRPGPMENIPTYIKRKHGEEEPTYPHPKLKPVLEETFGIPIYQEQVMQMAQVLAGYTLGGADLLRRAMGKKIQAEMDQQRQIFVEGAKEHSDVDAKKANEIFDMINAFAGYGFNKSHAAAYALVAYQTAWLKANYPVEFMAASMTLDMHNTDKLNVFREEIQRLGIGLLPPDVNKSEVAFSVEKDEKGERCVRYALAALKNVGSGAMESVVEARRDGGPFKDIFDFAERVDAKALNKRLVENLVKAGAFDSMEPNRRRLFEALEAILGHGAATQADKVSAQAGLFGGDLSTANRPKLPDLPEWAPNDKLSNEFDAIGFYMSAHPLEAYEASCRKLGVSQWADVLSGRVPLSKGVKLAGIVGGRRIMTTSRGSKMAFVAMSDASGNFEVTLFSETLSTARELLDSGQPLLVTVNVDKKGEGPDAELRLTANAVKSLDEEAAQAAKGMRIVINEDSDIAKLKSIFDGHAKPGRGRIELRALNTAQGDVDLALDRGFQVTAAFRQAVKSIPGIVDVQDL
- a CDS encoding helix-turn-helix transcriptional regulator: MAKQPGVPIGRSTDRRETVSAFRTRLEAAMDKVGINQSGLARAIGVDRSTLSQLLSRSAERLPRADTVASMATALQVSTDWLLGLAEEPGQGAAILRESVEIARPDAIGGSDKLLEQWHAEAVGYKVRYVPSSLPDLLKSDRLLAFEYADYQAKSADDMKVTTENRLALSRNPEMEMEICCSWQALRSFAIGEGVWSDFPRDDRLEQLEYMAALLRELYPRVRLFLFDGRRVYSIPYTVFGPKRAAVFLGQMYFVFNTREHIRTLTDHFDELVRAAKVQAHEMPGYILSLKAACKDN